The nucleotide sequence TCCGAGCGGAGTGAGGAATCTCGCTAGTGTGGTAGAATCAGTTACTACACTAGCGAGATTCCTTGCTCCGCTCGGAATGACGTTTTTTTTATTTCTTCCTCATCACCCCATCACCTCCTCACAGCAACCGGAAACCCATGCGGTGGTGCTCGGTGGGGCCGTGCTGGCGGATGGCGGCGCGGTGTGCGGGCGTGGGGTAGCCGGCATTCTGCTCCCAGCCGTAGCCTGGAAACTGCTCGGCCAGCTCGGCCATCCGCTCGTCGCGGAAGGTTTTGGCCAGGATGGAGGCTGCCGCAATGTGCCGGAAACGGGTGTCGCCCTTGATCAGGCAGGTATGCTCGATGCCCGCGTACGGTTTGAACCGGTTGCCATCAACGGCCAGGTGGGCGGGCACTACGCCCAGCGCCGCCACGGCGCGGTGCATGGCCAAGTAGCTGGCCTGGGCAATATTGACGGTGGCAATTTCGGCGGGTGAGGCCTCGGCTACGGCCCAGGCCACGGCGTGCTCACAGATTTCAGCCCGCAGTGCCGTGCGGCGGCGGGCGCTTAGCTGCTTGGAATCGTTGAGGTAGGCGGGC is from Hymenobacter yonginensis and encodes:
- a CDS encoding ribonuclease HII; translated protein: MLLASYTEHPLEAGLDEAGRGCLAGPVFAAAVILPPDFAPAYLNDSKQLSARRRTALRAEICEHAVAWAVAEASPAEIATVNIAQASYLAMHRAVAALGVVPAHLAVDGNRFKPYAGIEHTCLIKGDTRFRHIAAASILAKTFRDERMAELAEQFPGYGWEQNAGYPTPAHRAAIRQHGPTEHHRMGFRLL